Sequence from the Cyanobacterium sp. T60_A2020_053 genome:
AATCTGGACATTGTTTTAGACGAATCCGAGCAAAAAATCTTTAGTCTCACTCAAGCGCGCATCCAAGAAGGATTAATCCCCATCGGTAATACTTTAATTGATACCTTCACTGAAATTCAAGCCTTTCAAGAAAAAACGGCGCTTCCCGGTATTGAAACAGATTTTTATGATTTGGATGCCATGACGGGAGGTTTTCAACGCTCAGATTTAATTATTATTGCCGCGCGCCCATCCATGGGTAAATGTTTAAGCCATGATGCCCAAATACTTCTTAATGATGGTAGTCTTCACACCATATCTGACATTTATCATCATCGTCAAGGACAAATTTTAACTTTAAATCAAGATAGTAAATTTGTATTAACTAACCCTAGTAATTTTATTGATGATGGTATTAAACCCGTTTTTAAAGTACAAACCAAGTTAGGGCGCAGTATTGAAACCACTTTAACTCATCCTTATTTAACCATCCAAGGATGGCAACCATTATTACAACTGAAAAAAGGGGATAAAATTGCTGTGCCTCGTCGTCTTGAGGTTTTTGGTAACGATACCATGCCAGAATATCAAGTTAAACTTTTGGCTTATTTTATCGGTGATGGTTGTTTGACGGGCGGTATTCCCCAATTTACTAACTCTAATCCTTTATTGCAAGAAGATTTTATCGAATCTGTTAATCATTTTGAGGGCGTAAAAGTAAGATGTGAAACTTCCCAAAATACTCGCACTCCTACTTATTACGTCAGTAAAAATGATAAATTTATCCGACAACAAAGAGATATATTTGCTCAAAATTTAACAACTATAATTGGTAATCAAAACCTATCATCAAATCAAATTGCTCAACTAATTAATGTTAATCCTTCCGTTATTTGTGCATGGAAAAAAGGTAACTATGTACCAAATCAAGAACAATTAAATAAACTATGTCATGCTCTTAATATTGAGGCATTTAAGCTAATACAATTACCAATTAACTTAATCAGTAAAAACTCAAAAAATAGCGTTACTTTATGGCTAGAACAACTAGAATTATTTACTAAAAATGCTCATCATAAATTTATCCCTAATCAAATTTTTAAACTATCAAAATCATTAATAAGTTTATTCCTAAATCGTCTTTTTGCCACTGATGGCTGGTTAACAGTTTTAAATAGTGGTCAGGTGCAATTAGGATACTGTAGTGTTAGTGAAAATCTAGCTCGTCAAGTGCAACATTTATTACTAAGATTTGGTATTATTGCCCATTTAAAACTAAAATCTATTAAATACAAAGATAAGTATAAAAAGGCTTGGCAATTAAATATTACCGATTCTAACTCTATTAAAACTTTTATTGATGAAATTGGTATTTTTGGTAAAGAAGATGCCGTTTCAAAAGCAAAACAAGCATTCATTAACCGAAAACATCAAACTAATTGTGATTTAATTCCCTTAGAAATATGGGAAGAAATTGCCAAAATAAAAGGGCAAGAAAGTTGGTCAAGTTTAGCAAAAAGAGCAGGAATAAAAGGTTATAAAAATATTCATGTTAATAAAAGAAATTTATCAAGAGAAAGATTATTTAAACTAGCTTTTGCTTTAGATAATTTACCATTACAAAAATTAGCTACTAGCGATATTTATTGGGATGAAATAGTATCTATTGAATACATGGGAGAAAAACAAGTTTATGATTTAACTATTCCTGAAACTCATAATTTTGTCGCTAATGATATTTGCGTTCACAATACCAGTTTTGCTCTCAATATTGGTTTTAATGTGGCGAAAAAATCTAATTTAGCAGTGGCTATTTTTAGTTTAGAAATGTCCAGAGAGCAATTAGCAATGCGTTTACTTTCTTCTGAGGGAAAAATTGCTAGTAATCGTTTAAAATCTGGGCGTATTACAGAACAAGAAATGGAACCGTTAATGACTGCCATGGGTACTTTATCAGAGTTACCTATTTATATTGACGATACTGCTAATTTAACAGTAATGCAAATGCGGTCTGAAGTGCGCCGATTACAAGCAGAAAAAAAAGGACAATTAGGTTTAGTCTTGTTAGACTATTTGCAATTAATGCAGGGAGGTAGTGATAATCGTGTCCAAGAATTATCAAAAATGACACGGGCGCTGAAGGGTTTAGCGAGGGAAATTAACGCGCCCGTCATTGCTCTATCTCAGTTAAGCCGTGCAGTTGAACAGCGCACGAATAAGCGCCCGATGCTCTCGGATTTGCGCGAAAGTGGCAGTATAGAACAGGATGCGGATTTAGTTTTAATGTTGTATCGTGATGAGTATTATCATCCTGATAGTGTGGATCAAGGAGTGGCGGAAATTATTGTAGCAAAGCATCGTAATGGACCAACGGGTCAATTTAAACTGTTATTTCGTCCTGAGTTAACTCAATTTTTGAATATGAAACACCGTAGCGAATAACATATTATTAACATGAATCAAATTAAAATAATTCTAGTCTTTGAACCAAGAGCAATTTTAGCAAGAAAAAGGAATTTTACCACCAAATTAATTAGTTTAGTTATATGATTTTGATGAAATCTCTCGCAGAGACGCAAAGGCGCAGAGTTTCATTGTAAGTGATAATACGAACACAATATTATAAATCGCCTTGAAAAATTTGCTCTGTATTTAATTTTAATTGAGGAAAAATTATGGACTTAATTATTTCATTGTCTCTAAATTTTTGAACTTCATATTCACCATTTTTTAAAGTATAAATAGTTAAAGTTGGTTGTTTAGGATAGCCAATAAATTTACGTCCACCTATACCTAAATAGTCAACGATCCAATACTCTTTAATGCCCAAATTTTCATAAGCATCTAATTTTAAAGCATAATCATCACTCCAATTAGTGCTAACTACTTCAATAACTAATTTAATGGCTTTTCCTGATAGTAAAGTAGATTGCTTTTCCCATAATAGCTCATTTTCTATATAGTTTTTATCTAAAATAACTCCGTCTGGTTCATATCCTGATAAAGCGTCACCTTTAATTAAACATTCTTTCGGTGCAAAATAAGGTAATTTTAATCGTCTAATTTCAAGGGTTAATTCAGTTAGTAAAAATCCTGCTATTTGTGAATGTTTTCCCTTTGGTTTTGGCATTTGAATTATTGTTCCATTGTGTAATTCATAGCGATATTGACTTGATTCGGGATACCAGTTGATAAATTCTGCAAAATTTAAATAATTATCTTCTAATAATGCTTGTATCATGATAAAAATTGCTTGAAAAAAATTAGTATAATTAGGGTCTGCTGAAGAAATCAAAACCGTTGTCAAACAAAGTCTTTAGGCATAATCTCAACTCCAAAAATTCCTAAAAATGAACTTTTTTCTCTACTCTAATTAACCTTTGCCCCTTGCTCTTTTAACTTTGCCCTTTTTTAACCTTTGCCCTTTTGACCAAAAACTGAGCTAATATCAAATGGTAGCACGAAAAAAAAAGATTATGAGCGATACTCAACCT
This genomic interval carries:
- a CDS encoding Uma2 family endonuclease, with amino-acid sequence MIQALLEDNYLNFAEFINWYPESSQYRYELHNGTIIQMPKPKGKHSQIAGFLLTELTLEIRRLKLPYFAPKECLIKGDALSGYEPDGVILDKNYIENELLWEKQSTLLSGKAIKLVIEVVSTNWSDDYALKLDAYENLGIKEYWIVDYLGIGGRKFIGYPKQPTLTIYTLKNGEYEVQKFRDNEIIKSIIFPQLKLNTEQIFQGDL
- the dnaB gene encoding replicative DNA helicase: MEDFTPDLASLSLPPQNIEAEEIILGSILFDPNAMGKIVDILAPSAFYVQAHRHIYEGARHLYFQGQPLDLTTIGTWLKDQGLLEKVGGVAKIVGLLDRTVSAANIERYVPLITEKYIRRLLIATSKEISELAFDTTKNLDIVLDESEQKIFSLTQARIQEGLIPIGNTLIDTFTEIQAFQEKTALPGIETDFYDLDAMTGGFQRSDLIIIAARPSMGKCLSHDAQILLNDGSLHTISDIYHHRQGQILTLNQDSKFVLTNPSNFIDDGIKPVFKVQTKLGRSIETTLTHPYLTIQGWQPLLQLKKGDKIAVPRRLEVFGNDTMPEYQVKLLAYFIGDGCLTGGIPQFTNSNPLLQEDFIESVNHFEGVKVRCETSQNTRTPTYYVSKNDKFIRQQRDIFAQNLTTIIGNQNLSSNQIAQLINVNPSVICAWKKGNYVPNQEQLNKLCHALNIEAFKLIQLPINLISKNSKNSVTLWLEQLELFTKNAHHKFIPNQIFKLSKSLISLFLNRLFATDGWLTVLNSGQVQLGYCSVSENLARQVQHLLLRFGIIAHLKLKSIKYKDKYKKAWQLNITDSNSIKTFIDEIGIFGKEDAVSKAKQAFINRKHQTNCDLIPLEIWEEIAKIKGQESWSSLAKRAGIKGYKNIHVNKRNLSRERLFKLAFALDNLPLQKLATSDIYWDEIVSIEYMGEKQVYDLTIPETHNFVANDICVHNTSFALNIGFNVAKKSNLAVAIFSLEMSREQLAMRLLSSEGKIASNRLKSGRITEQEMEPLMTAMGTLSELPIYIDDTANLTVMQMRSEVRRLQAEKKGQLGLVLLDYLQLMQGGSDNRVQELSKMTRALKGLAREINAPVIALSQLSRAVEQRTNKRPMLSDLRESGSIEQDADLVLMLYRDEYYHPDSVDQGVAEIIVAKHRNGPTGQFKLLFRPELTQFLNMKHRSE